Proteins encoded in a region of the Prochlorothrix hollandica PCC 9006 = CALU 1027 genome:
- a CDS encoding diguanylate cyclase produces the protein MVQPQSIVQPQSIMQPQSIVQPQSIVQPQSIVQPQRPIQAQSDLQDRSRTLQQIAQKLDNDRSPMPLSWHPFLRVQGLRRSPLNISTLQQPIDPIAALDRSKSQKITFQNQNSNQDFYLDSDQYLGQNLNQTLGQTLNQNLGQTLNQNLDQSLEQSTSEKLNPEKSNPEKSNPENSRLENSRLENPIAHRSAHHSTAKPFTPPLSTTTAGARVSSPAVETVQNPVQNPVQNPVQPDPSLNSLSPALEPPLPPVPDASGDLSEQYALLQQRYQALQQVHATLQTDHLALQQQHQDLQTSTQKARQIEQVFLQGWETLEAMIQGIGEGICVFNPQGEIAYGNDPARQAFGFDTVETLLAQGTLEQLLQQFQWITEGGIPLAPQQLSPTIALHRASPLDQTVGLHDRQTGAVRWLTLNSKPVLEGDRTLAYVVLVIEDISQRKANEQILYQQTATLQGLFNAIQESLLLLDSRGRVLTANVTAAHRLGTTVEALVGSLLKDHLFPGACQLRQPWLDYVMETRSALHVGDMRDDRYLNFSLWPCLDSRGEVEQVVVLGYDVTQQKQLEKELSHQQELLQLIFDTIPIMLTYYDPQTHRTVVNREWERVMGWSMEDLEGRDQLLEFYPDPHYRESVVQFIEKANREWRDLKTQVRSGQVLDTCWANVKLSDGCIIGIGQDVTRRKRQEEALRQQLAQEHLISSIAQHIHLASDLQSILTYAVESIRLFIQVDRVIIYGLEPEGGIELVVESCRPDHSSMADWTVVEPWLVSDRYLSLYGEGYVLAVDDIYTRPLETDQLELLNLFNIRAKLVIPINRGDSLWGMMDLHQCNAPHQWTNAEVRLLQQLAVQVGIAIHQAQLYEDLHQANHRLTQQAMSDGLTGIANRRQFDTYLQQEWQRAYREQHPLSLLLGDIDFFKDFNDRYGHPAGDVCLRHVAQFLQQQVQRSVDLVARYGGEEFAIVLPNTGEGGARQLAHDICRGIRGERLTHSGAAIPDPVTLSIGVATVVPQTEQGVTGLIEKTDQALYQAKQQGRDRVCTAGDWHTW, from the coding sequence ATGGTGCAACCTCAGAGTATTGTGCAACCTCAGAGTATTATGCAACCTCAGAGTATTGTGCAACCTCAGAGTATTGTGCAACCTCAGAGTATTGTGCAACCTCAGAGACCGATACAGGCTCAATCGGACTTGCAGGATCGATCGAGGACGTTGCAACAGATTGCCCAGAAACTGGACAACGATCGATCCCCCATGCCTCTGTCCTGGCACCCCTTCCTCCGAGTTCAGGGTTTAAGACGATCGCCGTTAAATATCTCAACTCTACAGCAACCGATCGACCCAATAGCGGCCTTAGATCGATCTAAATCTCAAAAAATTACGTTCCAAAATCAAAATTCAAATCAAGATTTTTATCTAGATTCAGATCAATACTTAGGTCAAAACTTAAATCAAACCTTAGGTCAAACCTTAAATCAAAACTTAGGTCAAACCTTAAATCAAAACTTAGATCAGTCCCTAGAGCAATCAACGTCAGAAAAACTAAACCCAGAAAAATCAAACCCAGAAAAATCAAACCCAGAAAACTCTAGGTTAGAAAACTCTAGGTTAGAAAACCCGATCGCCCATCGGTCAGCCCATCACTCAACCGCCAAACCCTTCACTCCCCCCCTATCCACCACCACAGCAGGGGCGAGGGTGTCCTCTCCTGCTGTAGAAACGGTGCAAAACCCGGTGCAAAACCCGGTGCAAAACCCGGTGCAACCCGATCCAAGCTTAAATTCCCTATCCCCTGCCCTAGAGCCTCCCTTGCCGCCTGTTCCTGATGCTTCTGGGGATTTATCGGAACAATATGCCTTGCTGCAACAGCGCTACCAGGCTTTGCAACAGGTCCACGCCACCCTCCAGACCGACCACCTGGCCCTCCAGCAACAACACCAAGATCTCCAAACCAGCACCCAAAAGGCCCGCCAGATTGAACAGGTATTTCTCCAGGGTTGGGAAACCCTAGAAGCCATGATCCAAGGGATTGGGGAGGGTATTTGTGTTTTTAATCCCCAGGGTGAAATCGCCTATGGCAATGATCCGGCCCGCCAAGCCTTTGGCTTTGATACCGTGGAAACTCTGCTGGCCCAAGGCACCCTAGAACAGCTTTTGCAGCAGTTTCAATGGATCACCGAAGGGGGTATTCCCCTGGCTCCCCAGCAACTATCCCCCACCATCGCCTTGCATCGGGCTAGTCCCCTGGATCAAACCGTGGGCTTGCACGATCGCCAGACCGGAGCCGTGCGCTGGTTGACCTTGAACAGTAAGCCCGTGTTGGAGGGCGATCGCACCCTGGCGTATGTGGTTTTGGTCATTGAAGACATCAGCCAACGGAAAGCCAATGAGCAGATTCTGTACCAACAAACGGCTACTCTTCAAGGCTTGTTCAATGCCATCCAGGAGTCACTGCTGCTGTTGGATAGCCGGGGCCGAGTTCTGACGGCCAATGTCACCGCCGCTCACCGCCTGGGGACGACGGTGGAGGCATTGGTGGGATCGCTCCTGAAGGACCATCTGTTTCCTGGGGCGTGCCAGTTACGGCAACCGTGGCTGGACTATGTCATGGAAACCCGATCGGCCCTCCATGTGGGGGACATGCGGGACGATCGCTATCTTAATTTCAGCCTATGGCCCTGTTTAGATAGTCGGGGAGAGGTGGAGCAGGTGGTGGTTCTGGGGTATGACGTAACCCAACAGAAACAATTAGAGAAAGAACTGAGCCACCAACAGGAGCTATTGCAATTGATCTTCGACACCATCCCCATCATGCTCACCTACTATGATCCCCAGACCCACAGAACCGTGGTTAATCGGGAGTGGGAACGGGTCATGGGCTGGAGCATGGAGGATCTGGAAGGCCGGGATCAACTGCTGGAGTTCTATCCCGATCCCCACTATCGAGAGTCCGTAGTGCAGTTTATCGAGAAAGCAAACCGAGAATGGCGGGATCTGAAAACCCAGGTGCGCAGTGGCCAAGTGCTGGATACCTGTTGGGCCAATGTCAAACTCTCCGATGGCTGCATCATTGGCATTGGCCAAGACGTAACCCGACGCAAGCGCCAGGAAGAAGCCCTGCGACAACAACTGGCCCAAGAGCATCTGATCAGCAGCATCGCCCAACATATCCACCTGGCCTCGGATTTGCAGTCGATTTTGACCTATGCCGTGGAGTCCATACGCCTGTTTATTCAGGTCGATCGGGTGATCATCTATGGCCTGGAACCAGAGGGAGGGATTGAACTGGTGGTGGAGTCCTGTAGACCTGACCACTCATCCATGGCGGACTGGACGGTGGTGGAACCCTGGCTGGTGTCCGATCGCTACCTCAGTCTCTATGGCGAGGGGTATGTGTTGGCGGTGGATGACATTTACACCCGACCCCTGGAAACGGATCAGCTTGAATTGCTAAACCTGTTTAACATTCGAGCCAAATTGGTGATTCCCATCAACCGTGGGGATAGCCTCTGGGGCATGATGGATCTGCACCAATGCAATGCTCCCCATCAGTGGACTAATGCTGAGGTGCGGCTGTTGCAACAGTTGGCGGTACAGGTGGGCATTGCCATTCACCAAGCCCAACTCTATGAAGACCTGCACCAAGCGAATCATCGGTTGACCCAACAAGCCATGTCCGATGGTCTCACGGGTATCGCCAATCGTCGGCAGTTTGATACTTATCTCCAGCAGGAATGGCAACGGGCCTATCGAGAGCAGCATCCCTTGAGTTTGCTGTTGGGGGATATTGATTTTTTCAAGGATTTTAACGATCGCTATGGCCATCCCGCCGGGGATGTCTGTCTACGTCATGTGGCTCAGTTTTTGCAACAACAAGTGCAGCGATCGGTGGATTTGGTCGCCCGCTATGGGGGGGAAGAGTTTGCCATTGTCTTGCCCAATACGGGGGAGGGGGGAGCGCGGCAGTTGGCCCACGATATTTGTCGGGGCATTCGCGGGGAACGCCTAACCCACAGCGGGGCGGCTATCCCAGACCCTGTTACCCTCAGCATCGGAGTCGCAACGGTGGTTCCCCAAACTGAACAAGGGGTGACGGGTTTGATCGAGAAGACGGATCAAGCCCTGTATCAGGCGAAACAACAGGGCCGCGATCGCGTTTGCACAGCGGGGGACTGGCACACCTGGTAG
- the leuC gene encoding 3-isopropylmalate dehydratase large subunit, translated as MSKGTLFDKVWDLHTVSTLPSGQTQLFIGLHLIHEVTSPQAFAMLKERGLSVLFPERTVATVDHIVPTENQARPFGDSLAEEMMQALEQSCQTHGIRFCNIGSGDQGIVHVIAPEQGLTQPGMTIACGDSHTSTHGAFGAIAFGIGTSQVRDVLASQTLALAKLKVRKVEVNGTLPPGVYAKDVILHIIRKLGVKGGVGYAYEFAGSTFAAMTMEERMTVCNMAIEGGARCGYINPDQTTFDYLQGRDFAPKAADWDQAVAWWQSIASNADAEYDDGVVFAAADIEPTVTWGITPGQGIGISEVVPALESLAEDERPVAEEAYRYMALDPNTPIQGTKVDVCFIGSCTNGRMSDLREAAKIAQGRQVAAGIKAFVVPGSERVKKAAEAEGLHEIFLAAGFEWREAGCSMCLAMNPDKLQGNQISASSSNRNFKGRQGSSSGRTLLMSPAMVAAAAIAGAVTDVRQLV; from the coding sequence ATGAGCAAAGGCACCTTATTCGATAAAGTCTGGGACTTGCACACCGTCAGTACCCTCCCCTCAGGCCAAACCCAACTCTTCATCGGGTTACACCTGATCCATGAAGTCACCAGCCCCCAAGCCTTTGCCATGCTGAAGGAACGGGGGCTATCGGTGTTGTTCCCAGAGCGCACGGTGGCCACGGTGGATCACATTGTACCCACGGAAAACCAGGCCCGTCCCTTTGGGGATAGCCTCGCCGAAGAGATGATGCAAGCCCTGGAACAAAGCTGCCAAACCCATGGCATTCGCTTTTGTAACATTGGCTCTGGGGATCAGGGCATTGTCCATGTCATTGCCCCGGAACAGGGACTGACCCAACCGGGCATGACCATTGCCTGCGGTGATAGCCACACCTCTACCCATGGAGCTTTTGGGGCGATCGCCTTCGGCATTGGCACCAGTCAGGTGCGGGATGTGCTGGCCTCCCAGACCCTGGCCCTGGCTAAGCTCAAGGTGCGGAAAGTGGAAGTCAATGGCACCCTGCCCCCAGGGGTCTATGCCAAGGATGTGATCCTCCACATCATCCGCAAGTTGGGGGTGAAAGGGGGCGTGGGCTATGCCTATGAGTTTGCGGGCAGCACCTTTGCCGCCATGACCATGGAAGAGCGGATGACGGTCTGCAACATGGCGATCGAGGGGGGTGCCCGCTGTGGCTATATCAACCCGGATCAAACCACCTTTGACTATTTACAGGGGCGAGACTTTGCCCCCAAGGCAGCAGACTGGGATCAAGCGGTGGCCTGGTGGCAGAGCATTGCTAGTAATGCTGATGCGGAGTATGACGATGGGGTGGTGTTTGCAGCGGCAGACATTGAACCCACGGTCACCTGGGGCATCACCCCCGGCCAGGGCATCGGCATTTCGGAAGTGGTGCCGGCCTTGGAGAGTCTGGCGGAAGATGAGCGACCGGTGGCGGAGGAAGCTTACCGCTACATGGCCCTGGATCCCAATACCCCCATCCAGGGAACCAAGGTGGATGTCTGTTTTATTGGCAGTTGCACCAATGGCCGCATGAGTGATCTGCGGGAAGCCGCCAAAATCGCCCAGGGTCGCCAGGTGGCCGCAGGGATTAAGGCGTTTGTGGTGCCCGGTTCAGAGCGGGTCAAAAAGGCGGCGGAAGCAGAAGGACTCCACGAGATTTTCTTGGCGGCGGGGTTTGAGTGGCGGGAGGCGGGCTGTTCCATGTGTCTGGCCATGAACCCGGATAAACTCCAGGGCAATCAAATCAGTGCGTCCTCCTCGAACCGCAATTTCAAGGGTCGCCAGGGTTCGTCTTCGGGCCGCACGTTGTTGATGAGTCCGGCGATGGTGGCGGCGGCAGCGATCGCCGGTGCGGTCACGGATGTGCGCCAGTTGGTTTAA
- a CDS encoding histidine triad nucleotide-binding protein, with protein MSDTLFSKIITREIPADIVYEDDLCLAFRDINPQAPIHVLLIPKKPIPKLSEATADDHALLGHLLLKAKAVAEQLGLDQGFRVVINNGDDGGQTVFHLHLHILGGRFLAWPPG; from the coding sequence ATGAGCGATACCCTGTTCAGCAAAATCATTACTCGTGAGATTCCCGCTGATATCGTCTACGAAGACGATCTTTGCCTTGCCTTCCGGGATATCAACCCCCAAGCCCCCATCCATGTGTTGCTGATTCCCAAAAAACCAATCCCCAAGCTCTCGGAAGCCACCGCAGACGATCATGCCCTGCTGGGTCATCTGCTGCTGAAAGCCAAAGCCGTCGCCGAACAACTGGGTCTCGACCAGGGCTTCCGGGTGGTGATTAATAATGGGGACGATGGGGGGCAAACCGTCTTCCATTTGCACCTGCACATTCTGGGGGGGCGGTTCCTGGCGTGGCCCCCCGGCTAA